In a single window of the Phocoena phocoena chromosome 14, mPhoPho1.1, whole genome shotgun sequence genome:
- the CNRIP1 gene encoding CB1 cannabinoid receptor-interacting protein 1 gives MGDLPGLVRLSIALRIQPNEGPVFYKVDGQRFGQNRTIKLLTGSSYKVEVKIKPTTLQVENISIGGVLVPLELKSKEPDGDRIVYTGTYETEGVAPTKSGERQPIQITMPFTDIGTFETVWQVKFYNYHKRDHCQWGSPFSVIEYECKPNETRSLMWVNKESFL, from the exons ATGGGGGACCTGCCGGGCCTCGTGCGCCTCTCCATCGCGCTGCGCATCCAGCCTAACGAAGGCCCGGTCTTCTACAAGGTGGACGGCCAGCGCTTCGGCCAGAACCGCACCATCAAACTGCTCACGGGCTCCTCCTACAAGGTGGAGGTGAAGATTAAGCCCACCACGCTGCAGGTCGA GAACATTTCCATTGGTGGTGTGCTTGTCCCGCTGGAACTGAAGTCTAAAGAGCCTGATGGGGACAGAATCGTATATACAGGAACATATGAAACAGAAGGTGTGGCCCCAACCAAGAGTGGAGAACGGCAGCCCATCCAGATCACCATGCCG TTCACTGACATTGGGACCTTCGAGACGGTGTGGCAGGTCAAGTTTTACAATTACCACAAGCGAGATCACTGCCAGTGGGGAAGCCCCTTCTCCGTCATTGAGTACGAATGCAAGCCCAATGAGACCCGCAGTCTCATGTGGGTGAACAAGGAGTCCTTCCTCTGA